DNA from Chitinophaga pendula:
GGTATACATCCTGGAATGATTTCTGGAAGTGGCGGCGGCCGATTGCTATGTTGGCATTTGGCCTGGTCTTTTTCACTTCTGTGATTGTGGCATTTGCTTCTACTGCTTTGATACCCGGGTTTACGCTTGCGTTGGGGTTTCTACTGGGAGGGATTATTTCGCCACCGGATGCGGTGGCAGCGACTTCGGTATTGAAGCACGTATCGGTACCGCAGCGGCTGACGGCGGTATTGGAAGGGGAAAGTCTTATCAATGATGCATCGAGCCTTATTGTGTTCCGTTTTGCGCTGGCGGCGGTGCTGACGGGGCAGTTTGCGATGGGTCAGGCGGTGGGGCAGTTTTTCCTGGTAGCGGGTATGGGTATTGTGGTGGGGTTAGCGATGGCACATATTCTGTATGCGGTACATCGTTTTTTGCCTACGACGCCCAGTATCGACGCGTCGTTGACGTTGATGGCGCCTTACTTTATGTATATAGGAGCGGAGCAGTTCCATTTTTCGGGGGTTATGGCGGTGGTGAGCGGGGGGCTTTTCCTGTCCTGGCGATCCAATGATATACTACCTTATAGTTCGCGGTTGCAGGCTTGGGGGATGTGGACGACGGTGATCTTTGTATTAAACGGGCTGGTATTTATTCTTATAGGGCTGGAGCTGCCCAGTATCATTGATAATCTGGGGGATTATTCTCTTTCACAGGCTATTGGTTACGGGATGGTCATCAGTGTGCTTACTATTGCCATCCGGTTGCTCTGGGTGTTTCCAATAGCTTATGTCCCGATATGGTTTGGTAACCGCAAGCGGATGGACCGAGTGAATCCTACGTGGAAGCTTCCGCTTATTGCGGGGTGGGCGGGGATGCGAGGTGTGGTATCGCTTGCGTCGGCGTTGTCTATTCCTTTGGTGTTGGACAATGGGTCGGTATTCCCATTGCGTAACCTGATCCTGTTTATTACTTTTATTGTCATCCTGATGACGCTGGTGTTCCAGGGGTTGACCTTACCACTATTGATCCGTTGGGTGAAGATCAAGGATACGGAGGATTTTGCTCCTGCGGAGGAGCAGGAGACCGCTATTACTCTCCGTTTGATGCAGGCGGCGCTGAAGCGGCTGAACGAAAACTATGCGGAGGCGGCGCGGGAGAATGAGTTGGTGGGATTTCTCCAACATCAGCTGGAAAATGATATAGCGCTGGCGGATCAGCGGCTGGCCTCCCTGGAGTGTGATGAAACGGAGCGGGAAGAGATCGCGTTGTATAACCATGTTGTGCTGGACCTCTGTGCGGTACAACGTAAAGAGCTGTACCGGTTGCGGGCGGAGCGGTTATTCAGTGATGAGGAGATCCGTAAGCAGGAGATGCAGCTGGATTTTGACGAAGCGAAGATAACGGGCACACATCATTAAACTATCCATACTATATGCACGCGGGAAGAAGATTTACGTTAAAGGAGTTCCTGATCTGGACACGACGGGACATTTACCGGTTGAGTGTACTGGCGTTGGTGACCACTTCATTGTTTACCATCTTTAACTGGAAATGGATTGCGGTGCCCTGGGTACCTATTGCGCTGGTGGGTACAGCGGCCGCTTTTATTGTCGGATTTCGTAATACGCAGACGTATAACCGTCTATGGGAGGCCCGTCAGATATATGGTGCCATTGTTAATACGAGTCGTTCGTGGGGATTGCTAGTAAAGGATTTTGTGAGTGGCGATATAGATGCTGGTAAGTTACATGA
Protein-coding regions in this window:
- a CDS encoding Na+/H+ antiporter translates to MHHHLLLILVLLFVIFLLIMLGQRLKISYPIFLVLAGLGISFVPGIPRVEIAPDLIFLIFLPPLLYEAAWYTSWNDFWKWRRPIAMLAFGLVFFTSVIVAFASTALIPGFTLALGFLLGGIISPPDAVAATSVLKHVSVPQRLTAVLEGESLINDASSLIVFRFALAAVLTGQFAMGQAVGQFFLVAGMGIVVGLAMAHILYAVHRFLPTTPSIDASLTLMAPYFMYIGAEQFHFSGVMAVVSGGLFLSWRSNDILPYSSRLQAWGMWTTVIFVLNGLVFILIGLELPSIIDNLGDYSLSQAIGYGMVISVLTIAIRLLWVFPIAYVPIWFGNRKRMDRVNPTWKLPLIAGWAGMRGVVSLASALSIPLVLDNGSVFPLRNLILFITFIVILMTLVFQGLTLPLLIRWVKIKDTEDFAPAEEQETAITLRLMQAALKRLNENYAEAARENELVGFLQHQLENDIALADQRLASLECDETEREEIALYNHVVLDLCAVQRKELYRLRAERLFSDEEIRKQEMQLDFDEAKITGTHH